One genomic segment of Brachyhypopomus gauderio isolate BG-103 chromosome 19, BGAUD_0.2, whole genome shotgun sequence includes these proteins:
- the srprb gene encoding signal recognition particle receptor subunit beta, producing the protein MDEKINLDLEGLESEPFMDSLVKEILQQDPTYLIGIFVAVVVVLITVVFLRFFVGSQTSRNTVLLLGLCGAGKTLIFSRLLTGRFTRTQSSITVSSASYKSKNERGTSWTLVDVPGHESLRPQFVEKFKASARAILFVVDSAIFQKEVKDVAEFLYSILTDSVVLTNSPLLVITCNKQDVTMAKSAKLIQQQLEKELNTLRVTRSAALSSQDGSMGVAVHLGKKDKDFDFSQTPLRVEFVECTARGSKGEDGEADIESLEKVLARL; encoded by the exons ATGGACGAGAAAATTAATCTAGATCTGGAAGGGCTGGAGTCGGAACCGTTTATGGACTCTTTGGTCAAGGAAATACTACAGCAGGACCCCACGTATCTGATCGGGATCTTTGTGGCCGTAGTGGTTGTTTTAATCACAGTAG TGTTTCTGAGGTTTTTCGTGGGTTCCCAGACCAGCAGGAACACGGTGCTCCTTCTGGGCTTGTGCGGTGCTGGAAAGACTCTCATCTTCAGCAGG CTCCTCACAGGGAGATTCACGAGGACTCAGTCGTCCATCACAGTGAGCAGTGCATCATACAAGAGCAAAAACGAGAGG GGTACGAGCTGGACGCTTGTTGATGTTCCTGGTCATGAAAGTCTAAGGCCGCAGTTTGTGGAGAAGTTCAAGGCGTCTGCCAG AGCCATCCTGTTTGTGGTGGACAGCGCAATCTTCCAAAAAGAAGTGAAGGACGTGGCCGAGTTCCTCTACTCAATCCTGACGGACAGCGTGGTGCTCACGAACAGCCCCCTGCTGGTGATAACGTGCAACAAGCAAG ATGTTACCATGGCCAAGTCTGCCAAGCTGATACAGCAGCAGTTGGAGAAGGAACT gAACACTCTGAGGGTGACCCGGTCGGCGGCGCTCAGCTCTCAGGACGGGTCGATGGGGGTGGCCGTGCACCTGGGGAAGAAGGATAAGGACTTCGACTTCTCCCAGACGCCCTTGCGGGTGGAGTTCGTGGAGTGCACCGCCCGCGGCAGCAAGGGAGAGGACGGCGAAGCCGACATCGAGTCTCTGGAGAAGGTTCTGGCCAGGCTGTGA
- the wdr53 gene encoding WD repeat-containing protein 53 has protein sequence MAQRWEGGHSAPVLCVASSGGADGLLASGAEGGEVTVWSPDGAPLARLHVAAGEDVTCAAFSPMAPGLLYVSHGETVSVLDPRCLKGALEELRGVGEDEINSVTVNELGTLLATANDSGAVKVVDLQAGKVSRTLRKHTNICSSVAFRPQRPQSLVSAGLDMQVMLWNLQKARPVWTRSLQEAAEEAGDVQQRPGQFFNPPLAHCVSVASCGNVLACAAEDGRVHLARVGAGSRHEQQGAIKAHSQGASQAHFLSFLPHPYWLATGGNDGVVALWDLGEEPLVATEGKCRGGTTAPRRKHKGRSGSKRQAPGNTKAEEKMGEEQLPDVATQADPGERHPDHGPRLKFSHGDKVNWVCPAQVKGQPSLLVADQSPILTVYSLAGL, from the exons ATGGCACAGAGGTGGGAGGGCGGACACTCCGCTCCCGTGCTGTGCGTGGCCTCCTCCGGGGGAGCAGACGGCCTGCTCGCGTCTGGAGCCGAAGGGGGCGAGGTGACGGTGTGGAGCCCGGACGGGGCGCCACTTGCCCGGCTTCACGTCGCCGCTGGAGAGGATGTCACTTGCGCAGCCTTCTCCCCGATGGCCCCTGGGCTCCTGTACGTGTCTCACGGGGAGACGGTCAGCGTGCTGGACCCCCGCTGCCTGAAGGGGGCGCTGGAAGAGCTGCGAGGTGTGGGTGAGGACGAGATCAATTCGGTGACGGTGAACGAGTTGGGTACCTTGCTCGCCACGGCCAACGACTCCGGAGCTGTGAAGGTGGTCGACCTGCAGGCGGGGAAAGTGAGCCGGACGCTGCGCAAACACACCAACATCTGCTCCTCCGTAGCGTTCCGGCCGCAGAGACCACAGAGCCTAGTGTCTGCAGGACTTGACATGCAG GTAATGCTGTGGAACTTGCAGAAGGCCCGGCCCGTGTGGACCCGCAGTCTGCAGGAGGCGGCGGAGGAGGCCGGGGACGTCCAGCAGAGGCCGGGCCAGTTCTTCAACCCCCCGCTGGCCCACTGCGTCAGCGTGGCGTCCTGCGGCAACGTGCTCGCGTGTGCCGCTGAAGACGGCCGCGTGCACCTCGCGCGGGTGGGCGCCGGATCCCGGCACGAGCAGCAGGGGGCGATAAAGGCCCACAGCCAGGGTGCCTCACAGGCACATTTCCTCAGCTTCCTGCCCCACCCTTACTGGCTGGCCACGGGAGGTAACGATGGCGTCGTGGCCCTGTGGGATCTGGGAGAGGAGCCCCTAGTGGCCACGGAGGGGAAGTGCAGGGGCGGGACCACGGCCCCGCGCAGGAAACACAAAGGCAGGTCTGGATCCAAGCGCCAGGCCCCCGGAAACACCAAGGCTGAAGAGAAGATGGGCGAGGAGCAGCTCCCAGACGTGGCCACACAGGCCGATCCAGGGGAGAGGCACCCTGACCATGGGCCCAGACTAAAGTTCAGCCACGGTGACAAGGTGAACTGGGTTTGTCCAGCTCAGGTCAAGGGTCAGCCTAGTCTGCTCGTGGCAGACCAGAGTCCCATCTTGACCGTCTACTCTCTGGCAGGACTGTAG
- the neu4 gene encoding sialidase-4 isoform X1, producing the protein MWICLSFCQDPCAHQEKAVTRFPVNRHPHTHTHTHTHTHTHTHTHTHTCISPSSACLTTILLHCQLTYDVLSGTCQLVRYLDLLEPFTHDAHRRTMQTHFPARSVLFRKKSGGLTYRIPALDFLPRRSVFLAFCEERLSPADADAHLLVLRKGIFYRNYVEWEDMRVLNTARLPGHRSMNPCPVYDDFTGTLFLFFIAVLGHTTESYQLVTGKNVTRLCCVSSSDSGETWSSVTDLTQQVIGDTIREWATFALGPGHGIQLKSGRLLVPAYSYHIDCRNCFGKLCKTTPHSFCFHSDTHGRAWRLGRPVPGPECVECQVVWVEEEQGTGVLYCNARSTLGYRVQALSFDRGGTFRGGQLVPMLAETGRGCHGSMVGFPSPLPLPQNPAPHLRWDAAKADTLTPTWVVYGHPTWPGDRRSLGIHLSARPRDPDSWTKPWVIYEGPSAYSDLAYVEVQTAGAPPTAAFACLFENGTRTAYEEISFCVFTLHEVINNVQHSSRQSEGAPGGDNKVLRKRRRRKVEFCSVC; encoded by the exons ATGTGGATCTGTTTGAGCTTCTGTCAGGACCCCTGTGCTCACCAGGAGAAGGCTGTTACCCGCTTCCCTGTTAACaggcaccctcacacacacacacacacacacacacacacacacacacacacacacacacacacacacacatgcatctcacCCTCAAGTGCTTGTTTGACTACCATCCTGTTACACTGTCAGCTAACA TATGATGTGCTGAGCGGCACATGTCAGCTGGTGCGATATCTGGATCTGCTTGAGCCGTTTACCCACGACGCCCATCGCCGGACCATGCAGACGCATTTCCCTGCCCGCTCCGTCCTGTTCCGGAAGAAGTCCGGCGGACTGACATATCGGATTCCCGCTCTGGACTTCCTGCCACGGAGGTCCGTCTTCCTGGCCTTCTGTGAGGAGAGACTGAGTCCCGCAGATGCAGACGCACACCTGCTCGTCCTGCGCAAGGGTATCTTCTACAGGAATTATGTGGAG TGGGAGGACATGCGTGTGCTGAACACAGCCCGTCTCCCAGGACATCGCTCGATGAACCCGTGTCCCGTCTACGATGACTTCACGGGcacactcttcctcttcttcatcgCTGTCCTCGGTCACACCACCGAGTCCTACCAGCTGGTCACAGGTAAGAACGTCACCAGGCTGTGCTGTGTGTCCAGCAGCGACAGCGGCGAGACCTGGAGTTCTGTCACCGATCTCACGCAGCAGGTCATCGGAGACACCATCAGAG AGTGGGCTACCTTTGCTCTCGGGCCGGGTCatggaatacagctgaagtccGGCCGCCTGCTTGTCCCCGCCTACTCTTATCACATCGACTGCAGGAACTGCTTTGGCAAGCTGTGCAAAACCACGCCCCACTCCTTCTGCTTCCACAGCGACACGCACGGGCGGGCGTGGCGTCTCGGCCGGCCCGTACCAGGCCCCGAGTGCGTGGAGTGccaggtggtgtgggtggaggaggagcagggcACCGGCGTGTTGTACTGCAACGCCCGCAGTACCCTCGGCTACCGCGTGCAGGCCCTGAGCTTCGACCGCGGAGGCACCTTCCGGGGCGGCCAGCTGGTGCCGATGCTCGCGGAGACCGGGCGTGGCTGCCATGGTAGCATGGTCGGCTTCCCGTCCCCTTTGCCCCTCCCCCAaaaccccgccccccacctCAGGTGGGATGCGGCCAAAGCTGATACCCTAACGCCGACCTGGGTGGTGTACGGACACCCGACCTGGCCGGGCGATCGGCGCAGTCTCGGCATCCACCTCTCTGCCCGACCCCGTGACCCAGACAGCTGGACGAAGCCTTGGGTGATCTATGAGGGCCCGAGCGCCTACTCAGACCTGGCCTACGTGGAGGTCCAAACGGCTGGGGCTCCACCCACCGCTGCCTTCGCGTGTCTGTTTGAGAACGGCACCAGGACGGCCTACGAGGAGATCTCCTTCTGCGTGTTCACGTTGCACGAAGTGATCAACAACGTCCAGCACAGCTCGCGGCAGAGCGAGGGGGCGCCGGGGGGCGACAACAAGgtgctgaggaagaggaggaggaggaaggttgAGTTCTGTAGTGTGTGCTAG
- the LOC143482851 gene encoding collagen alpha-1(XXVI) chain-like isoform X2, translating into MSRRALWGVLCIFVCSAGLSVGTGFIYQFPGLTLQHMNSEQSIGPPAAGVNPQRRNWCQYTTSKTVTCQVHNGTETTVQRVFQGCRWPGPCAKLISYRTLVRPSYKVAYRQVTVLEWRCCPGFLGSDCSEECMNCTGYTDLNIRLSTIESKIKFLEGAGPQTPSIHHLPEGSTDNEVETPHPTPIGPPPVWQPGTRGPPGPPGPPGHPGKSGPPGHPGDAGVSGPPGPAGVTGAPGIVGPTGQKGERGLPGEIGLPGPPGLPGLPGTPGLPNSIPLRGDVFQGQDETGQYVAHVGLPGPPGPSGPPGPAGDPGIPGLPGLDAVRSESGLMGPKGDPGERGPPGLTGEQGQPGPAGAKGQKGDPGDGLPDGEGVQQLREALKILAERVLILEHMIGIHDSPVEPGSGLDGLPDPLASPAMKIKRAGSLRLHPLQPLHPLQPGPHQRRSGGHLA; encoded by the exons ATGAGTCGGCGCGCGTTATGGGGTGTGCTGTGCATCTTCGTGTGTTCCGCTGGACTTTCGGTCGGAACCGGCTTTATCTACCAGTTTCCTGGACTAACACTGCAACACATGAACTCAGAACAAAGCATTGGACCTCCTGCTGCTGGCGTTAACCCGCAACGCAG AAACTGGTGTCAGTACACGACATCAAAGACGGTGACGTGCCAGGTGCACAACGGAACCGAGACGACGGTACAGAGAGTGTTTCAGGGCTGCCGGTGGCCGGGCCCTTGCGCAAAACTCATCAG TTACAGGACTCTGGTCAGGCCTTCCTACAAGGTGGCGTATCGCCAGGTGACAGTACTAGAGTGGAGGTGTTGTCCTGGGTTCCTCGGGAGTGACTGCAGTGAAG AATGCATGAACTGTACTGGTTACACTGATCTAAACATTCGTCTGAGCACCATTGAGTCTAAG ATCAAGTTCCTGGAGGGGGCGGGACCTCAGACACCATCCATTCATCATTTGCCAGAAGGATCCACAGACAACGAAGTAGAGACACCACACCCTACTCCTATTGGACCCCCGCCTGTCTGGCAACCAG GGACAAGGGGCCCACCAGGACCCCCGGGACCTCCTGGACATCCAGGTAAATCAGGCCCTCCTGGACAtcctggggatgcaggtgtatCAGGGCctcctggacctgctggagtgaCAGGGGCCCCAGGGATTGTGGGACCCACAG GTCAAAAGGGGGAAAGGGGCTTACCAGGAGAGATCGGCCTTCCGGGTCCACCAGGACTTCCCGGGCTCCCCGGAACCCCTGGCCTGCCCAACTCCATCCCTCTCAGGGGCGATGTGTTTCAGGGCCAGGATGAGACAG GTCAATACGTTGCACACGTAGGACTTCCAGGCCCACCAGGTCCTTCTg GCCctcctggacctgctggagatcCTGGCATCCCTGGTCTACCAGGATTAGAT gcgGTGAGGAGTGAGTCTGGATTAATGGGGCCCAAGGGAGACCCGGGCGAAAGG GGACCTCCAGGTTTAACAGGAGAGCAAGGGCAGCCA GGCCCAGCAGGTGCTAAAGGACAGAAGGGAGACCCAGGAGACGGCCTGCCTGAC GGTGAAGGGGTCCAGCAGCTGAGGGAGGCCCTAAAGATTCTGGCGGAGCGGGTTCTCATTCTAGAACACATGATTGGTATCCACG ACAGCCCGGTCGAGCCTGGTTCTGGATTGGATGGTCTGCCAGACCCTCTTGCTTCGCCGGCCATGAAGATCAAACGGGCCGGGTCCCTccgcctccacccgctccaACCGCTCCACCCCCTACAGCCGGGCCCGCACcagaggaggagtggtggacATTTAGCGTAG
- the LOC143482851 gene encoding uncharacterized protein LOC143482851 isoform X1, which yields MSRRALWGVLCIFVCSAGLSVGTGFIYQFPGLTLQHMNSEQSIGPPAAGVNPQRRNWCQYTTSKTVTCQVHNGTETTVQRVFQGCRWPGPCAKLISYRTLVRPSYKVAYRQVTVLEWRCCPGFLGSDCSEECMNCTGYTDLNIRLSTIESKIKFLEGAGPQTPSIHHLPEGSTDNEVETPHPTPIGPPPVWQPGTRGPPGPPGPPGHPGKSGPPGHPGDAGVSGPPGPAGVTGAPGIVGPTGQKGERGLPGEIGLPGPPGLPGLPGTPGLPNSIPLRGDVFQGQDETAGQYVAHVGLPGPPGPSGPPGPAGDPGIPGLPGLDAVRSESGLMGPKGDPGERGPPGLTGEQGQPGPAGAKGQKGDPGDGLPDGEGVQQLREALKILAERVLILEHMIGIHDSPVEPGSGLDGLPDPLASPAMKIKRAGSLRLHPLQPLHPLQPGPHQRRSGGHLA from the exons ATGAGTCGGCGCGCGTTATGGGGTGTGCTGTGCATCTTCGTGTGTTCCGCTGGACTTTCGGTCGGAACCGGCTTTATCTACCAGTTTCCTGGACTAACACTGCAACACATGAACTCAGAACAAAGCATTGGACCTCCTGCTGCTGGCGTTAACCCGCAACGCAG AAACTGGTGTCAGTACACGACATCAAAGACGGTGACGTGCCAGGTGCACAACGGAACCGAGACGACGGTACAGAGAGTGTTTCAGGGCTGCCGGTGGCCGGGCCCTTGCGCAAAACTCATCAG TTACAGGACTCTGGTCAGGCCTTCCTACAAGGTGGCGTATCGCCAGGTGACAGTACTAGAGTGGAGGTGTTGTCCTGGGTTCCTCGGGAGTGACTGCAGTGAAG AATGCATGAACTGTACTGGTTACACTGATCTAAACATTCGTCTGAGCACCATTGAGTCTAAG ATCAAGTTCCTGGAGGGGGCGGGACCTCAGACACCATCCATTCATCATTTGCCAGAAGGATCCACAGACAACGAAGTAGAGACACCACACCCTACTCCTATTGGACCCCCGCCTGTCTGGCAACCAG GGACAAGGGGCCCACCAGGACCCCCGGGACCTCCTGGACATCCAGGTAAATCAGGCCCTCCTGGACAtcctggggatgcaggtgtatCAGGGCctcctggacctgctggagtgaCAGGGGCCCCAGGGATTGTGGGACCCACAG GTCAAAAGGGGGAAAGGGGCTTACCAGGAGAGATCGGCCTTCCGGGTCCACCAGGACTTCCCGGGCTCCCCGGAACCCCTGGCCTGCCCAACTCCATCCCTCTCAGGGGCGATGTGTTTCAGGGCCAGGATGAGACAG CAGGTCAATACGTTGCACACGTAGGACTTCCAGGCCCACCAGGTCCTTCTg GCCctcctggacctgctggagatcCTGGCATCCCTGGTCTACCAGGATTAGAT gcgGTGAGGAGTGAGTCTGGATTAATGGGGCCCAAGGGAGACCCGGGCGAAAGG GGACCTCCAGGTTTAACAGGAGAGCAAGGGCAGCCA GGCCCAGCAGGTGCTAAAGGACAGAAGGGAGACCCAGGAGACGGCCTGCCTGAC GGTGAAGGGGTCCAGCAGCTGAGGGAGGCCCTAAAGATTCTGGCGGAGCGGGTTCTCATTCTAGAACACATGATTGGTATCCACG ACAGCCCGGTCGAGCCTGGTTCTGGATTGGATGGTCTGCCAGACCCTCTTGCTTCGCCGGCCATGAAGATCAAACGGGCCGGGTCCCTccgcctccacccgctccaACCGCTCCACCCCCTACAGCCGGGCCCGCACcagaggaggagtggtggacATTTAGCGTAG
- the neu4 gene encoding sialidase-4 isoform X2, whose translation MQTHFPARSVLFRKKSGGLTYRIPALDFLPRRSVFLAFCEERLSPADADAHLLVLRKGIFYRNYVEWEDMRVLNTARLPGHRSMNPCPVYDDFTGTLFLFFIAVLGHTTESYQLVTGKNVTRLCCVSSSDSGETWSSVTDLTQQVIGDTIREWATFALGPGHGIQLKSGRLLVPAYSYHIDCRNCFGKLCKTTPHSFCFHSDTHGRAWRLGRPVPGPECVECQVVWVEEEQGTGVLYCNARSTLGYRVQALSFDRGGTFRGGQLVPMLAETGRGCHGSMVGFPSPLPLPQNPAPHLRWDAAKADTLTPTWVVYGHPTWPGDRRSLGIHLSARPRDPDSWTKPWVIYEGPSAYSDLAYVEVQTAGAPPTAAFACLFENGTRTAYEEISFCVFTLHEVINNVQHSSRQSEGAPGGDNKVLRKRRRRKVEFCSVC comes from the exons ATGCAGACGCATTTCCCTGCCCGCTCCGTCCTGTTCCGGAAGAAGTCCGGCGGACTGACATATCGGATTCCCGCTCTGGACTTCCTGCCACGGAGGTCCGTCTTCCTGGCCTTCTGTGAGGAGAGACTGAGTCCCGCAGATGCAGACGCACACCTGCTCGTCCTGCGCAAGGGTATCTTCTACAGGAATTATGTGGAG TGGGAGGACATGCGTGTGCTGAACACAGCCCGTCTCCCAGGACATCGCTCGATGAACCCGTGTCCCGTCTACGATGACTTCACGGGcacactcttcctcttcttcatcgCTGTCCTCGGTCACACCACCGAGTCCTACCAGCTGGTCACAGGTAAGAACGTCACCAGGCTGTGCTGTGTGTCCAGCAGCGACAGCGGCGAGACCTGGAGTTCTGTCACCGATCTCACGCAGCAGGTCATCGGAGACACCATCAGAG AGTGGGCTACCTTTGCTCTCGGGCCGGGTCatggaatacagctgaagtccGGCCGCCTGCTTGTCCCCGCCTACTCTTATCACATCGACTGCAGGAACTGCTTTGGCAAGCTGTGCAAAACCACGCCCCACTCCTTCTGCTTCCACAGCGACACGCACGGGCGGGCGTGGCGTCTCGGCCGGCCCGTACCAGGCCCCGAGTGCGTGGAGTGccaggtggtgtgggtggaggaggagcagggcACCGGCGTGTTGTACTGCAACGCCCGCAGTACCCTCGGCTACCGCGTGCAGGCCCTGAGCTTCGACCGCGGAGGCACCTTCCGGGGCGGCCAGCTGGTGCCGATGCTCGCGGAGACCGGGCGTGGCTGCCATGGTAGCATGGTCGGCTTCCCGTCCCCTTTGCCCCTCCCCCAaaaccccgccccccacctCAGGTGGGATGCGGCCAAAGCTGATACCCTAACGCCGACCTGGGTGGTGTACGGACACCCGACCTGGCCGGGCGATCGGCGCAGTCTCGGCATCCACCTCTCTGCCCGACCCCGTGACCCAGACAGCTGGACGAAGCCTTGGGTGATCTATGAGGGCCCGAGCGCCTACTCAGACCTGGCCTACGTGGAGGTCCAAACGGCTGGGGCTCCACCCACCGCTGCCTTCGCGTGTCTGTTTGAGAACGGCACCAGGACGGCCTACGAGGAGATCTCCTTCTGCGTGTTCACGTTGCACGAAGTGATCAACAACGTCCAGCACAGCTCGCGGCAGAGCGAGGGGGCGCCGGGGGGCGACAACAAGgtgctgaggaagaggaggaggaggaaggttgAGTTCTGTAGTGTGTGCTAG